One window of the Oncorhynchus mykiss isolate Arlee chromosome 5, USDA_OmykA_1.1, whole genome shotgun sequence genome contains the following:
- the LOC110522915 gene encoding protein FAM221B — protein sequence MASEDQGLQNRALVTSSGKRKEKLRHSVVARPVHLSPAVSTDTNGTVAVPKWIHSHTQRPGQKVKDLIGPEREAALKAIQTGVYVGWRCPDLTWDCFRVGDSSMCFCGHHLYEHGKYTGSSVRVPCLVPSCSCGAFAFIPSRPEEVGEPWVRGRPGFDSQVWRALCRCKHPHQQHSPRAGHSCRVGGCRCVIFQSSFLCASCDQHWEKHETFFETEQSRRKQGLPYGDAYMPFAEVPTLRNAVLTGRLKDTYALSDSTRKAV from the exons ATGGCTTCTGAGGACCAAGGTTTGCAGAACAGAGCTCTGGTGACCAGCTcagggaagaggaaggagaaactCCGTCACAGTGTAGTGGCAAGGCCAGTCCACCTCAGCCCTGCAG TATCTACAGATACCAATGGAACAGTGGCAGTTCCCAAGTggatacacagtcacacacagaggCCTGGACAAAAGGTCAAGGACCTCATCGGCCctgagagagaggcagcactGAAAGCTATACAGACAG GTGTGTATGTGGGCTGGAGATGTCCAGACTTGACCTGGGATTGTTTTAGAGTGGGTGACTCCTCCATGTGCTTCTGTGGACATCACCTGTATGAGCATGGGAAATACACAG gcTCCAGTGTGCGTGTGCCCTGCTTGGTCCCGTCCTGTAGCTGCGGGGCCTTTGCCTTCATACCGTCCCGTCCAGAAGAGGTGGGGGAGCCGTGGGTTAGAGGGAGACCTGGGTTTGACTCCCAGGTCTGGAGGGCCCTCTGTCGGTGCAAACACCCCCACCAGCAACACTCTCCCAGGGCAGGACACTCATGCAGGGTGGGAG GATGTCGCTGTGTTATCTTCCAGTCCAGCTTCCTGTGTGCTTCATGTGACCAGCACTGGGAGAAGCATGAGACGTTCTTCGAAACTGAGCAGTCCAGGAGAAAGCAGGGCCTGCCATACG GAGACGCATACATGCCTTTTGCAGAGGTCCCCACCCTGAGAAATGCTGTTTTAACAGGCAGATTGAAGGACACCTATGCCTTGTCAGACAGCACAAGAAAGGCTGTTTAA
- the LOC110523631 gene encoding putative Kunitz-type serine protease inhibitor gives MANPLLNIFFLGVMLPIALSIEPFCSRKMDEGKPAEGKEDLTKLQYYYDEGAGICFPFIYKGLEGNENRFNTDRTCMEACSAKFDELYPAAGAVCDLRLDHGSCFAMLLMYYYNAVEGTCRIFHYGGCQGNGNRFETREHCQQTCMAKGARGGAAAEPGANPDESSTNAGLIVGILGGVVFTVAVISAIVLFVVQRKGTSSKDGREQELPIEMS, from the exons ATGGCAAATCCACTGTTGAATATATTTTTCCTAGGAGTTATGCTTCCTATAGCTTTGTCCATTG AACCGTTTTGCAGTAGGAAGATGGACGAGGGAAAGCCAGCGGAGGGAAAGGAAGATCTCACTAAACTGCAGTATTACTACGATGAGGGGGCAGGCATCTGCTTTCCTTTCATCTACAAAGGACTGGAAGGGAATGAGAACCGCTTCAACACAGACAGGACGTGCATGGAGGCCTGCTCTGCCAAGTTTGACGAGCTCTACCCAGCTGCAG gtGCAGTGTGTGACCTTCGATTAGACCATGGCAGTTGCTTTGCCATGTTGTTGATGTACTACTACAACGCAGTAGAGGGAACCTGCCGTATCTTCCACTACGGGGGCTGTCAGGGCAATGGCAACCGTTTCGAGACCAGAGAGCACTGTCAACAGACATGCATGG CCAAAGGAGCCAGGGGTGGTGCTGCTGCAGAGCCAGGAGCTAACCCAGATGAGAGTTCCACTAATGCAG GACTGATCGTGGGTATTTTAGGAGGAGTTGTGTTCACCGTGGCAGTGATCTCTGCTATTGTTCTCTTTGTTGTCCAAAG GAAAGGGACATCAAGCAAAGATGGGAGAGAGCAGGAACTACCTATTGAGATGTCCTAG